One Halomonas sp. THAF5a genomic region harbors:
- a CDS encoding NAD(P)H-dependent oxidoreductase, with product MNQQIIDDLNRRYTAKKYDATRKISPEDMETIKEALRLSPSSINSQPWKFIIIESDEAKQRFHATFAHHHQFNQPHARDASHTILLAHDPRFTRDKFRKRVDAEVSSGHLPADMYDNFMGAYAFADSNTDEHGNNASWTKAQVYLALGNLMHTLARLDIASTPMEGVDHELIGELFKEELDGHVCEVAIAIGYHKDGEDWNHSLPKARLPMREVMTVV from the coding sequence ATGAACCAACAGATCATTGACGACTTGAACCGTCGGTACACGGCAAAGAAATACGATGCCACCAGGAAGATATCGCCAGAGGACATGGAGACGATCAAGGAAGCCCTGCGACTCTCCCCATCCTCTATCAACTCCCAGCCCTGGAAGTTCATCATCATTGAAAGTGATGAAGCGAAACAGCGATTTCACGCAACCTTTGCTCACCACCACCAGTTCAATCAGCCACATGCCAGGGACGCCTCACATACCATCCTGTTGGCACACGACCCCAGGTTCACGAGGGACAAGTTCCGAAAACGTGTCGATGCCGAAGTGAGCTCAGGCCACCTGCCCGCTGACATGTACGACAACTTCATGGGCGCATATGCCTTCGCTGACAGCAATACCGATGAACACGGTAACAACGCGAGCTGGACGAAAGCACAAGTCTATCTGGCACTGGGCAACTTGATGCACACCCTGGCACGCCTGGACATTGCCTCGACGCCGATGGAGGGGGTCGACCATGAGCTGATCGGCGAACTCTTCAAGGAAGAGCTCGATGGCCATGTCTGTGAGGTCGCCATCGCTATCGGTTACCACAAAGATGGCGAAGACTGGAACCACAGCCTGCCGAAGGCGCGCCTCCCCATGAGGGAAGTGATGACGGTAGTGTGA